One Chloroflexota bacterium genomic window carries:
- a CDS encoding zinc-ribbon domain containing protein encodes MAFADKTLICRDCGKEFVFSAGEQEFFREKGFTHDPTRCPECRAARRGNPRQAGSDNPRPRRMYPVVCADCGAQTEVPFEPRGDRPVYCRDCFEKHRNSR; translated from the coding sequence ATGGCTTTCGCCGACAAAACACTGATCTGCCGCGACTGCGGCAAGGAATTCGTGTTCTCAGCCGGGGAACAGGAGTTCTTCCGAGAGAAAGGCTTCACCCATGATCCGACCCGCTGCCCCGAGTGTCGCGCGGCCCGGCGCGGCAACCCCCGGCAGGCCGGCTCGGACAATCCCAGACCACGCCGCATGTACCCCGTCGTTTGCGCGGACTGCGGCGCACAGACCGAAGTTCCCTTTGAACCCCGCGGCGACCGCCCCGTTTATTGCCGCGATTGCTTTGAGAAACACCGAAACAGCAGGTAA